Proteins from a genomic interval of Streptomyces sp. Tu6071:
- a CDS encoding bifunctional glycosyltransferase 87/phosphatase PAP2 family protein, producing the protein MFGPGGPEGVRARMRVLCVVLWAAAAALLARQLTAVLRLPPGDRLTDLETWVGPQGVLHVSGSLYDTGRFTGTPFGGLVLKPLREAAQDTLGVLWTVASLLLVVVLGLVVARAVPRPRSHSRLVPLLVAPVAICLFLVSLPVRNAFHTGQLSILPVLLVVLGCFAVRKDVPAGILIGLAAAFQPTMLLFAPLLWLTGRRRAGLSTLGTFLAGTALAWIAQPHDSWTYWVHHIAGAGLGSSDELANQSLHGALLRFGLHGPAELALYAVLALLVVYAGLRRAVRYAADGQPLLAVAITGCVAVAISPTSWQHQMLWVLLTVVGRVGTKAADRYVWPIAVVLALSLTPKVLLPNMASLDPITQNIILIAALAAACVVPFLSTSAPAYEHPVPTVHLPRRPARWSWVPLLPVWRWVARRPNLLLELLLIRVGYAAYSEVRKAARGGRATAEDHGDIVHSIEKFLHIDIEHWANHAVVKVSWLEDFFNFYYESFHFVVPLAVLAILFIRRPAEYRWARSALGFATLLALLGFWLFPLAPPRLMPTLGFIDTVHGVQDFSKPDYGSLTAVTNQYAAMPSLHFGWSLWCGLVIAILAPKWWMKALGLLHPLFTVSAIVATGNHWVLDAVGGATVVGLGFGITYALAGPRGRTRTVGMAAEPSGPGGPDAGAPPARPRSSVAGGTS; encoded by the coding sequence ATGTTCGGTCCCGGCGGGCCCGAGGGTGTCAGGGCCCGGATGCGGGTCCTCTGCGTCGTGCTGTGGGCCGCCGCCGCGGCGCTCCTGGCACGGCAGCTCACGGCCGTCCTGCGGCTGCCCCCCGGGGACCGGCTGACCGACCTGGAGACGTGGGTCGGCCCGCAGGGGGTGCTCCACGTCTCCGGTTCCCTCTACGACACCGGGCGCTTCACCGGGACCCCCTTCGGCGGGCTCGTCCTCAAGCCGCTGCGCGAGGCGGCGCAGGACACCCTCGGCGTGCTGTGGACGGTGGCCAGCCTCCTGCTCGTCGTCGTGCTCGGCCTCGTCGTCGCGCGCGCCGTGCCCCGGCCCCGCTCGCACTCCCGCCTCGTACCGCTGCTCGTCGCGCCCGTCGCGATCTGCCTCTTCCTCGTCTCGCTCCCGGTGCGCAACGCCTTCCACACCGGGCAGCTGAGCATCCTCCCCGTCCTCCTCGTCGTCCTCGGCTGCTTCGCCGTGCGCAAGGACGTCCCCGCGGGAATCCTCATCGGCCTCGCGGCGGCCTTCCAGCCGACGATGCTGCTCTTCGCGCCGCTCCTGTGGCTCACGGGCCGCCGCCGCGCGGGTCTCTCCACGCTCGGCACCTTCCTCGCCGGCACCGCCCTCGCCTGGATCGCCCAGCCGCACGACTCGTGGACCTACTGGGTGCACCACATCGCGGGCGCCGGTCTCGGCTCCAGCGACGAACTCGCCAACCAGTCGCTGCACGGCGCGCTCCTGCGCTTCGGCCTGCACGGCCCGGCAGAGCTGGCCCTCTACGCGGTGCTCGCGCTCCTCGTCGTCTACGCCGGGCTGCGCCGCGCGGTGCGGTACGCGGCGGACGGGCAGCCGCTCCTCGCCGTCGCGATCACCGGCTGCGTCGCCGTCGCGATCTCGCCGACGAGCTGGCAGCACCAGATGCTGTGGGTCCTGCTCACCGTCGTCGGCCGCGTCGGCACGAAGGCGGCCGACCGGTACGTGTGGCCGATCGCCGTCGTGCTCGCGCTCTCGCTCACCCCCAAGGTCCTGCTGCCGAACATGGCGAGCCTCGACCCGATCACGCAGAACATCATCCTCATCGCCGCGCTCGCCGCGGCCTGCGTCGTGCCCTTCCTCAGCACCTCCGCGCCCGCCTACGAGCACCCCGTCCCCACCGTCCATCTGCCGCGCCGCCCCGCGCGCTGGTCCTGGGTGCCGCTGCTCCCCGTGTGGCGCTGGGTCGCCCGGCGTCCCAACCTGCTCCTCGAACTGCTCCTCATCCGCGTCGGCTACGCCGCCTACTCCGAGGTCCGCAAGGCCGCGCGCGGCGGCCGGGCCACGGCCGAGGACCACGGCGACATCGTCCACAGCATCGAGAAGTTCCTCCACATCGACATCGAGCACTGGGCCAACCACGCCGTCGTGAAGGTCTCCTGGCTGGAGGACTTCTTCAACTTCTACTACGAGTCCTTCCACTTCGTCGTCCCGCTCGCCGTCCTCGCGATCCTCTTCATCCGGCGGCCCGCCGAGTACCGGTGGGCGCGCAGCGCGCTCGGCTTCGCGACGCTCCTCGCGCTCCTCGGCTTCTGGCTCTTCCCGCTCGCCCCGCCGCGCCTCATGCCGACGCTCGGCTTCATCGACACCGTCCACGGCGTGCAGGACTTCAGCAAGCCGGACTACGGCAGCCTGACGGCCGTCACCAACCAGTACGCCGCGATGCCCTCGCTGCACTTCGGGTGGTCGCTGTGGTGCGGGCTCGTGATCGCGATCCTGGCGCCGAAGTGGTGGATGAAGGCGCTGGGGCTGCTGCACCCGCTGTTCACGGTCTCGGCGATCGTGGCGACCGGGAACCACTGGGTCCTGGACGCGGTCGGCGGGGCCACGGTGGTCGGGCTCGGGTTCGGGATCACGTACGCCCTGGCGGGGCCGAGGGGGCGGACCAGGACCGTGGGCATGGCCGCCGAGCCCTCCGGGCCGGGCGGGCCCGACGCGGGGGCTCCGCCCGCACGCCCCCGCTCCTCGGTCGCCGGAGGGACTTCCTGA
- a CDS encoding carboxymuconolactone decarboxylase family protein: MAEHAAWKTPEERHARGLDVLKSVDGTGGEKVVASLADVSPELGRQVVGWAFGEIYDRPGLVPRDRQLVTLGILTALGGCEPQLDVHINAALNTGLSPEEITEALLHAAVYCGMPKALNATFVAKKVFGERGLLPVGGEPTG, translated from the coding sequence ATGGCGGAGCACGCGGCCTGGAAGACCCCCGAGGAGCGGCACGCGCGGGGACTCGACGTGCTGAAGAGCGTGGACGGCACCGGCGGCGAGAAGGTCGTCGCGTCGCTCGCCGACGTGAGCCCCGAGCTGGGACGGCAGGTCGTCGGCTGGGCCTTCGGCGAGATCTACGACCGCCCCGGCCTCGTCCCGCGCGACCGCCAGCTCGTCACCCTCGGCATCCTCACCGCGCTCGGCGGCTGCGAGCCCCAGCTCGACGTCCACATCAACGCCGCGCTCAACACCGGGCTCAGCCCCGAGGAGATCACCGAGGCCCTGCTCCACGCCGCCGTCTACTGCGGAATGCCGAAGGCCCTCAACGCGACCTTCGTCGCGAAGAAGGTCTTCGGCGAGCGCGGGCTGCTGCCGGTCGGCGGCGAGCCGACCGGCTGA
- a CDS encoding TetR/AcrR family transcriptional regulator codes for MGAMTKRTARAEPLSRERIVRTAVELLDTAGARKLTFRALTERLATGPGAIYWHVANKDELLAAATDAVVADAVSVEPGAGDSPREAIRSVALGLYEATEAHPWLAAQLAEQFARRPWGSVAPRVFEALGRQVRALGVPESGWFTATSALMHYVFGVAGQNAANTDMAADLPEGETRTEFLEAASRAWEALDPEEYAFTRAVAGQLRDHDDRQQFLAGVDLVLAGIEASVPGAASA; via the coding sequence ATGGGGGCCATGACGAAAAGGACCGCGCGCGCCGAGCCGCTCTCGCGCGAACGCATCGTCCGGACCGCCGTCGAACTGCTCGACACGGCAGGCGCGCGGAAACTCACCTTCCGGGCCCTGACGGAGCGGCTGGCGACGGGCCCCGGGGCGATCTACTGGCACGTGGCGAACAAGGACGAGCTGCTCGCCGCGGCGACGGACGCGGTCGTCGCGGACGCGGTGTCCGTGGAGCCCGGCGCGGGCGACTCCCCGCGCGAGGCCATCCGCTCGGTGGCCCTCGGCCTCTACGAGGCGACCGAGGCGCACCCCTGGCTCGCGGCCCAGCTCGCGGAGCAGTTCGCGCGCCGGCCGTGGGGCTCCGTGGCGCCGCGCGTCTTCGAGGCGCTGGGGCGGCAGGTGCGGGCGCTCGGAGTGCCCGAGAGCGGCTGGTTCACGGCCACGTCCGCGCTCATGCACTACGTCTTCGGTGTCGCGGGGCAGAACGCGGCGAACACCGACATGGCCGCGGACCTCCCGGAGGGCGAGACGCGTACCGAGTTCCTGGAGGCCGCCTCGCGCGCCTGGGAGGCCCTGGACCCGGAGGAGTACGCCTTCACGCGCGCCGTCGCCGGCCAGCTCCGCGATCACGACGACCGCCAGCAGTTCCTCGCGGGCGTCGATCTGGTCCTGGCGGGGATCGAGGCGTCGGTGCCGGGGGCGGCGTCGGCGTAG
- a CDS encoding energy-coupling factor transporter transmembrane component T, with product MARTGGTGPGRRARTGAAPAPSRRDFPLLHAGAWWVWALGLAAAATRTTNPLLLALLVGVASYVVAARRTEAPWARAYGAFLRLAVVVLVIRLGFAVLLGSPVPGTHTLLTLPEIPLPEWAQGVRLGGRVTAEGVLFAFYDALRLATLLVCVGAANALASPVRLLKSLPGALYEAGLAVVVAMTFAPHLVADVRRLRAARRLRGRPDRGLRGLLQVGLPVLEGALERSVSLAAAMDARGYGRTASVPRAVRRTTAALTLGGLLGVCAGTYALLADTGAAYGFPLLAAGVLAAAGGLWLGGRRAVRSRYRPDPWGVRAWLVAGSGVAVAALLVLLADEPALHPGVVPLVAPVLPLWPALAVLVGLVPAFAAPPAPPLTRTAPEPAP from the coding sequence GTGGCGCGCACGGGCGGCACGGGCCCCGGGCGCCGTGCCCGTACGGGAGCCGCCCCCGCCCCCTCGCGCCGGGACTTCCCGCTCCTGCACGCCGGTGCCTGGTGGGTGTGGGCGCTCGGGCTCGCCGCCGCGGCGACCCGGACGACGAATCCGCTGCTCCTCGCGCTCCTCGTCGGTGTCGCGAGCTACGTCGTCGCCGCGCGCCGCACCGAGGCGCCGTGGGCGCGCGCGTACGGGGCGTTCCTGCGGCTCGCGGTGGTCGTCCTCGTCATCCGCCTCGGCTTCGCCGTCCTGCTCGGCTCCCCGGTCCCCGGCACCCACACGCTCCTCACGCTCCCCGAGATCCCGCTGCCGGAGTGGGCGCAGGGGGTGCGGCTCGGCGGGCGCGTGACGGCGGAGGGGGTGCTCTTCGCCTTCTACGACGCGCTGCGGCTCGCGACGCTGCTCGTGTGCGTGGGCGCGGCGAACGCGCTCGCGAGTCCGGTACGGCTCCTGAAGTCGCTGCCGGGCGCGCTGTACGAGGCGGGGCTCGCCGTCGTCGTCGCGATGACCTTCGCGCCGCACCTCGTGGCGGACGTGCGCAGGCTGCGCGCCGCGCGGCGGCTGCGGGGGCGGCCGGACCGGGGCCTGCGCGGGCTGCTCCAAGTGGGGCTGCCGGTGCTGGAGGGCGCGCTGGAACGTTCCGTCTCCCTCGCGGCGGCCATGGACGCGCGCGGCTACGGGCGGACCGCCTCGGTGCCGCGCGCGGTGCGCCGCACGACGGCCGCGCTGACGCTCGGCGGCCTGCTCGGGGTCTGCGCGGGGACGTACGCGCTCCTCGCCGACACCGGCGCCGCCTACGGGTTCCCGCTGCTCGCGGCGGGGGTGCTCGCCGCGGCGGGCGGGCTGTGGCTCGGCGGGCGGCGCGCGGTGCGCAGCCGGTACCGGCCCGATCCCTGGGGGGTGCGGGCGTGGCTCGTGGCGGGCTCGGGGGTCGCGGTGGCCGCGCTGCTCGTCCTCCTGGCGGACGAGCCCGCGCTGCACCCCGGCGTCGTGCCGCTCGTCGCGCCCGTCCTCCCGCTGTGGCCCGCGCTCGCCGTGCTCGTCGGGCTCGTCCCGGCCTTCGCGGCGCCGCCCGCGCCGCCCCTGACCCGTACCGCCCCGGAGCCCGCACCGTGA
- a CDS encoding DUF1992 domain-containing protein yields the protein MTRRKPPGLDFESWIDRQIREAEERGEFRALAGRPLPDEGPHHDELWWIKGKMAREGLSHLPPSLALRKEAEDTLAAAREAPSEARARRLVTELNEKIREALRGPLEGPPLRLRPYDVEEIAAQWRGARGAEGGSG from the coding sequence ATGACCCGGCGGAAACCCCCTGGCCTGGACTTCGAGTCCTGGATCGACCGGCAGATCAGGGAGGCCGAGGAACGCGGCGAGTTCCGGGCGCTGGCCGGGAGGCCGCTCCCCGACGAGGGCCCGCACCACGACGAGCTGTGGTGGATCAAGGGGAAGATGGCCCGCGAAGGGCTCTCCCACCTGCCGCCGTCGCTCGCCCTGCGCAAGGAGGCCGAGGACACCCTCGCCGCCGCGCGCGAGGCACCGAGCGAGGCGCGGGCGCGACGCCTGGTCACGGAGCTGAACGAGAAGATCCGCGAGGCCCTGCGCGGCCCGCTCGAAGGCCCGCCGCTGCGGCTGCGCCCGTACGACGTGGAGGAGATCGCGGCGCAGTGGCGCGGGGCGAGGGGGGCTGAGGGCGGGAGCGGGTGA
- a CDS encoding transglycosylase SLT domain-containing protein has product MPFPAAALRLALVPKQVLTGAALVGSAAGMALTAAPASHAATPAPQAATVMSAAKSASTAKAADPASAKALAKKLLPDARQFAAFDKIVSHESGWNPRATNASSGAYGLVQALPGSKMASAGADWHENAGTQVKWGIQYMTERYGSPAAAWDFWQAHHWY; this is encoded by the coding sequence ATGCCCTTCCCCGCCGCCGCCCTCCGTCTCGCCCTCGTCCCCAAGCAGGTCCTGACCGGTGCCGCTCTCGTCGGCAGTGCGGCCGGGATGGCCCTCACGGCCGCCCCCGCCTCGCACGCCGCCACCCCGGCCCCGCAGGCAGCGACGGTCATGAGCGCCGCGAAGAGCGCGAGCACGGCGAAGGCCGCCGACCCGGCCTCGGCGAAGGCGCTCGCGAAGAAGCTGCTGCCCGACGCCCGCCAGTTCGCCGCGTTCGACAAGATCGTGTCGCACGAGAGCGGCTGGAACCCCCGTGCCACCAACGCCTCCTCCGGCGCCTACGGCCTGGTCCAGGCCCTCCCGGGCAGCAAGATGGCCTCCGCCGGCGCCGACTGGCACGAGAACGCCGGGACGCAGGTCAAGTGGGGCATCCAGTACATGACCGAGCGCTACGGCAGCCCGGCCGCCGCGTGGGACTTCTGGCAGGCCCACCACTGGTACTGA
- a CDS encoding O-methyltransferase — MPDPAQTWNDVDTYFTDLLAPAEDVFAEALAASDAAGLPPIAVAPNQGKLLRLLAETQGARRVLEIGTLGGYSTLWLAGALPADGKLVTLEYEPRHAEVARANLDRAGYAETVEIRVGAALDSLAALAEEKPEPFDFVFIDADKVNNPGYVTWALALTRPGSLIVIDNVVRGGAVTDPRSTDPSVVGTREALDLVAREPRLSATAVQTVGSKGYDGFALARVVA; from the coding sequence GTGCCCGACCCCGCCCAGACCTGGAACGACGTCGACACCTACTTCACCGATCTGCTCGCCCCCGCCGAGGACGTCTTCGCCGAGGCGCTCGCCGCGAGCGACGCGGCCGGGCTGCCGCCCATCGCCGTCGCGCCCAACCAGGGCAAACTGCTGCGTCTCCTCGCCGAGACGCAGGGCGCCCGCCGCGTCCTGGAGATCGGCACGCTCGGCGGCTACAGCACGCTGTGGCTCGCGGGCGCCCTCCCGGCGGACGGGAAGCTCGTGACGCTGGAGTACGAGCCGAGGCACGCCGAGGTGGCGCGCGCCAACCTCGACCGCGCCGGGTACGCCGAGACGGTCGAGATCCGCGTCGGCGCCGCGCTCGACAGCCTCGCGGCGCTCGCCGAGGAGAAGCCGGAGCCCTTCGACTTCGTCTTCATCGACGCCGACAAGGTCAACAACCCCGGCTACGTCACGTGGGCGCTGGCCCTGACCCGGCCGGGCAGCCTCATCGTGATCGACAACGTCGTGCGCGGCGGGGCGGTGACGGACCCGCGGAGCACGGACCCGAGCGTCGTCGGCACCCGCGAGGCACTCGACCTCGTCGCCCGCGAGCCGCGCCTGAGCGCGACGGCGGTGCAGACGGTGGGCAGCAAGGGGTACGACGGCTTCGCGCTGGCCCGCGTCGTCGCCTGA
- a CDS encoding GNAT family N-acetyltransferase, which produces MDARWAIAPEPHDSPTASDLWRAYYTEVSDRWYRLREGRDTDRDELARALAASDHSPLAPPHGLLLVGRYGGEAAGCVGLRASRLGPDALELTRMYVRPAFRGLGGGGLLLRAAEVAARERGARRLDLDTRHDLVEARGLYARHGWRETGPLWEDVYAERWFRKELGAAEGPGAEEVPGAAA; this is translated from the coding sequence ATGGACGCACGCTGGGCGATCGCCCCCGAACCGCACGACTCGCCGACCGCTTCGGACCTGTGGCGCGCGTACTACACGGAGGTCTCGGACCGCTGGTACCGGCTGCGCGAGGGGCGCGACACGGACCGGGACGAACTGGCCCGCGCGCTCGCCGCCTCCGACCACTCCCCGCTCGCCCCGCCGCACGGGCTGCTGCTCGTGGGCCGGTACGGGGGCGAGGCGGCCGGTTGCGTGGGGCTGAGGGCGAGCCGCCTCGGCCCGGACGCCCTGGAGCTGACCCGGATGTACGTGCGCCCCGCCTTCCGCGGCCTGGGCGGCGGCGGGCTGCTGCTGCGCGCGGCGGAGGTGGCGGCGCGGGAGCGCGGGGCGCGGCGCCTGGACCTGGACACGCGACACGACCTCGTGGAGGCGCGGGGCCTGTACGCGCGGCACGGGTGGCGGGAGACGGGGCCGCTGTGGGAGGACGTGTACGCGGAGCGGTGGTTCAGGAAGGAGCTGGGCGCGGCGGAGGGGCCGGGGGCGGAAGAGGTGCCGGGGGCAGCCGCCTGA
- a CDS encoding ABC transporter ATP-binding protein, with amino-acid sequence MIRFDNVSVTYAEAAAPALAGVDLSVPEGELALLVGPSGVGKSTLLGTVSGLVPHFTGGTLGGRVTVAGRDTRLHKPRELADVVGTVGQDPLAHFVTDTVEDELAYGMESLGLAPAVMRRRVEETLDLLGLHELRDRPLATLSGGQRQRLAIGSVLTPHPRVLVLDEPTSALDPGAAEEVLAVLRRLVDDLGTTILMAEHRLERVVQYADRVILIEALGARPVTGTPREVMAVSPVVPPVVALGRVAGWEPLPLSVRDARRTAGELRERLSGLEPGTVDPHAGTPVPPPLPSPEPPRAARPRLRDRVLRRRPGADVAPTGAEAARVRGLAVTRGAVRALRGVELTVRGGETVALMGRNGAGKSTLLSCLVGLLAPTAGSVTVGGEAARALAPARLIRRVGLVPQEPRDLLYADTVAAECAAADADAGAAPGTCRALVRELLPGVPDATHPRDLSEGQRLALALAVVLTARPPLLLLDEPTRGLDYAAKARLVGILTGLARAGHAIVLATHDVELAAELAHRVVILAEGEVVADGPAAEVVVASPLFAPQTAKILASPGAAWLTVGQVAEALGAEGAGAR; translated from the coding sequence GTGATCCGTTTCGACAACGTCTCCGTCACCTACGCCGAGGCGGCGGCACCCGCGCTCGCCGGTGTCGACCTGAGCGTGCCCGAGGGCGAGCTGGCGCTCCTCGTCGGGCCCTCCGGGGTGGGCAAGTCGACACTGCTCGGCACGGTCTCGGGGCTCGTGCCGCACTTCACCGGCGGGACGCTCGGCGGGCGGGTCACGGTCGCGGGCCGGGACACGCGGCTGCACAAGCCGCGCGAACTGGCCGACGTGGTCGGCACGGTGGGGCAGGACCCGCTCGCGCACTTCGTGACCGACACGGTCGAGGACGAACTCGCCTACGGCATGGAGTCCCTGGGCCTCGCCCCCGCCGTCATGCGCCGTCGCGTCGAGGAGACGCTCGACCTCCTCGGCCTGCACGAACTGCGCGACCGCCCGCTCGCGACGCTCTCCGGCGGCCAGCGCCAGCGCCTCGCGATCGGCTCCGTGCTCACCCCGCACCCGCGCGTCCTCGTCCTGGACGAGCCGACCTCCGCGCTCGACCCGGGCGCGGCCGAGGAGGTCCTCGCGGTCCTGCGCCGCCTCGTCGACGACCTCGGCACGACGATCCTGATGGCCGAGCACCGCCTCGAACGCGTCGTGCAGTACGCGGACCGCGTGATCCTGATCGAGGCGCTCGGCGCGCGGCCCGTCACGGGCACGCCGCGCGAGGTCATGGCGGTCTCCCCGGTCGTCCCGCCCGTCGTGGCGCTCGGCCGCGTGGCCGGCTGGGAGCCGCTGCCGCTGTCGGTGCGGGACGCGCGCCGCACGGCGGGGGAGCTGCGGGAGCGCCTGAGCGGCCTGGAGCCGGGGACGGTGGACCCGCACGCCGGGACACCCGTCCCACCACCGCTTCCCTCCCCCGAGCCCCCTCGCGCCGCGCGGCCCCGCCTGCGCGATCGCGTGCTGCGCCGCCGTCCCGGGGCGGACGTCGCCCCCACCGGCGCCGAGGCCGCCCGGGTGCGGGGGCTCGCGGTCACGCGGGGCGCCGTGCGGGCGCTGCGCGGGGTCGAGCTGACCGTGCGGGGCGGTGAGACCGTGGCCCTCATGGGGCGCAACGGGGCGGGCAAGTCCACGCTGCTCTCGTGTCTCGTCGGGCTGCTCGCGCCGACGGCCGGGTCCGTGACGGTCGGCGGCGAGGCGGCGCGCGCGCTCGCGCCCGCCCGGCTGATCCGGCGCGTCGGGCTCGTGCCGCAGGAGCCGCGCGACCTCCTGTACGCGGACACCGTCGCCGCCGAGTGCGCCGCCGCCGACGCGGACGCGGGCGCGGCGCCCGGGACGTGCCGCGCCCTCGTGCGCGAACTGCTGCCGGGCGTGCCCGACGCGACGCACCCGCGTGATCTCTCCGAGGGCCAGCGGCTCGCTCTCGCGCTCGCCGTGGTGCTCACCGCGCGCCCGCCGCTGCTGCTGCTCGACGAGCCGACGCGCGGCCTGGACTACGCGGCGAAGGCGCGGCTCGTCGGCATCCTGACCGGGCTCGCGCGCGCGGGGCACGCGATCGTCCTCGCGACGCACGACGTGGAACTGGCGGCCGAACTCGCCCACCGCGTCGTCATCCTCGCCGAGGGCGAGGTCGTCGCGGACGGCCCGGCCGCCGAGGTCGTCGTCGCCTCGCCGCTCTTCGCCCCGCAGACCGCGAAGATCCTCGCCTCGCCCGGGGCGGCCTGGCTCACGGTGGGGCAGGTCGCCGAGGCGCTCGGGGCCGAGGGGGCGGGGGCGCGATGA
- a CDS encoding FAD-dependent oxidoreductase: MSTHTHVTIIGAGLGGLTLARVLHVHGIPSTVYEAESSPTSRGQGGMLDIHESNGQAALAAAGLTEEFRAIILAGHEASRALTPQGSVLLEEEDDGTGGRPEVQRGELRQILLDSLPEGTVRWDHKVTGVRALGGGRHEVSFANGTTAGTGLLVGADGAWSRVRPLLSDAKPVYTGTSFVETYLYEADTRHPEAAKAVGAGGMFVLVPGKGIQGHREASGRLHTYVALRRPLEWFEALGFDDPESVKAGLLKEFEGWAPELTALITDGETDPVLRPLYTLPADHRWERVPGVTLIGDAAHLMIPSGEGANLAMFDGAELGRALAAHPDDTEAALAAYERDVFPRSHEEAGQASIMNELMFGPDAPDRFLRLITGQDWES; the protein is encoded by the coding sequence ATGAGCACGCACACGCACGTCACGATCATCGGCGCGGGACTCGGCGGACTCACGCTCGCCCGCGTCCTGCACGTCCACGGCATCCCGTCCACGGTCTACGAGGCGGAGTCCTCGCCGACGTCCCGCGGGCAGGGCGGGATGCTCGACATCCACGAGAGCAACGGGCAGGCCGCCCTCGCCGCCGCCGGGCTCACGGAGGAGTTCCGCGCGATCATCCTGGCGGGCCACGAGGCTTCCCGCGCGCTCACCCCGCAGGGGTCCGTCCTCCTGGAGGAGGAGGACGACGGCACGGGCGGCCGTCCCGAGGTGCAGCGCGGGGAACTGCGGCAGATCCTGCTGGACTCGCTGCCGGAGGGCACGGTGCGCTGGGACCACAAGGTCACCGGGGTGCGCGCGCTCGGCGGCGGTCGCCACGAGGTGAGCTTCGCGAACGGCACGACGGCCGGGACCGGGCTGCTCGTCGGCGCGGACGGCGCCTGGTCGCGGGTGCGCCCGCTCCTGTCGGACGCGAAGCCCGTGTACACCGGCACGTCCTTCGTCGAGACGTACCTGTACGAGGCCGACACGCGCCACCCCGAGGCGGCGAAGGCGGTCGGCGCCGGGGGGATGTTCGTCCTCGTGCCCGGCAAGGGCATCCAGGGCCACCGCGAGGCGAGCGGCAGGCTCCACACGTACGTCGCGCTGCGGCGGCCCCTGGAGTGGTTCGAGGCGCTCGGCTTCGACGACCCGGAGTCCGTCAAGGCCGGACTGCTCAAGGAGTTCGAGGGCTGGGCGCCCGAGCTGACCGCCCTCATCACGGACGGCGAGACGGACCCGGTCCTCCGCCCTCTGTACACGCTGCCCGCCGACCACCGCTGGGAGCGGGTGCCGGGCGTCACGCTGATCGGTGACGCCGCGCACCTCATGATCCCCTCGGGCGAGGGCGCCAACCTGGCGATGTTCGACGGTGCCGAGCTGGGCAGGGCGCTCGCCGCCCACCCGGACGACACGGAGGCCGCGCTCGCCGCGTACGAGCGCGACGTCTTCCCGCGCAGCCACGAGGAGGCCGGGCAGGCGAGCATCATGAACGAGCTGATGTTCGGCCCCGACGCCCCGGACCGGTTCCTGCGCCTGATCACGGGCCAGGACTGGGAGTCCTGA
- a CDS encoding ECF transporter S component gives MSGTARTGSTPRAVRLGPRAAAALGLVTVIGVMAFGWPLLAAPGSGVAHSGDAPWLFAALLPLLLAVVVAAIADGGLDAKAVAMLGVLAAAGAALRPLGAGTAGIEPMFFLMVLAGRVLGPGFGFVLGAVSMFASALLTGGVGPWLPFQMLAMGWVSGGAGLLPGARSLRGVRELLVLAGYGALAALAYGFVMNLQGWPYLGGLSTGVSYVPGDPLGANLGRFLAYCLATSLGWDLPRAVLTAVLSLTLGPAVLKALRRATRRAAFEPEVSFATGEQRSTPGEGEGTRR, from the coding sequence ATGAGCGGCACCGCGCGTACGGGGAGCACGCCCCGCGCCGTCCGGCTCGGGCCCCGCGCCGCCGCGGCGCTCGGGCTCGTCACCGTGATCGGGGTCATGGCCTTCGGCTGGCCGCTGCTCGCCGCGCCCGGCTCGGGCGTCGCGCACTCGGGGGACGCGCCGTGGCTCTTCGCGGCGCTGCTCCCGCTGCTGCTCGCTGTCGTGGTCGCGGCGATCGCGGACGGGGGCCTGGACGCGAAGGCGGTGGCGATGCTCGGTGTCCTCGCCGCCGCGGGGGCGGCGCTGCGACCGCTGGGCGCGGGGACGGCGGGCATCGAGCCGATGTTCTTCCTCATGGTGCTCGCGGGGCGGGTGCTCGGCCCCGGCTTCGGCTTCGTCCTCGGCGCGGTCTCGATGTTCGCCTCGGCGCTGCTGACCGGCGGCGTCGGGCCGTGGCTGCCGTTCCAGATGCTCGCGATGGGCTGGGTCTCCGGCGGCGCGGGGCTGCTCCCCGGTGCGCGGTCGCTGCGCGGGGTGCGGGAGTTGCTGGTCCTGGCGGGGTACGGGGCGCTCGCGGCGCTCGCGTACGGCTTCGTCATGAATCTCCAGGGCTGGCCCTACCTCGGCGGCCTGTCGACGGGCGTCTCGTACGTGCCGGGCGACCCGCTCGGCGCGAACCTGGGCCGCTTCCTCGCCTACTGCCTCGCGACCTCGCTCGGCTGGGACCTGCCCCGCGCGGTGCTCACGGCGGTGCTGAGCCTGACGCTGGGGCCCGCCGTCCTCAAGGCGCTGCGCCGGGCGACCCGCAGGGCGGCGTTCGAGCCGGAGGTCTCCTTCGCGACGGGTGAGCAGAGGTCCACCCCGGGTGAGGGAGAGGGCACCCGAAGGTGA